A single genomic interval of Noviherbaspirillum saxi harbors:
- a CDS encoding HD domain-containing phosphohydrolase, translating to MARSDGTVMAYLEVTGAGTSEPVIFPLHDEVVIGREPQDSLGTEKFLCIPEHTISRRHARIRRRGHSYFVEDLHSFNGTFVLGTRLTPGSWHPLRDGDELVVSSAQIVFHSLIDAPDDSQPTIITRAVDATVYTGSLESGAAMLEGDLEQTVRKLHAMAQVGIALGAVTDRATLIEKIMNFIFELFPLADRAFILLKKNPNEALTPVAARRRDGTVEDLTRVRMSQTIIDEVVHNKRSILSVDTLADRHFGVQESIVDQAIRSVMCVPLLLEGECLGLIQVDASSNPYAFKEPDLEMLTGVCAETAVALKNFQLYSDIEQLLDGFVRASVQAIEERDPATAGHSFRVAAYSEGLAKAVDRADTPELRRIEFSRDQLREIRYAALLHDFGKVGVREHVLRKEKKLHHADMRLLEQRFKYAQACLERQAYRSLAERHAQRELSIHAFRDEKRRIEENLEEECARLRQFMEAIRAANEPAISHTASAGGLRDVMEYLYHDTDGCAMPLLEEAEFSALSVSRGCLTEDERRQIESHVVDSYSFLILIPWTRDLSGVPSIAHGHHEKLDGSGYPMRLRGNEIGIQTRILTICDIYDALTAGDRPYKKALSPAQALDLIDKECRDGHLDPRLFNVFVDAKVWLAN from the coding sequence ATGGCGAGGTCCGACGGGACGGTGATGGCCTATCTCGAAGTGACCGGCGCCGGCACTTCAGAACCGGTCATATTTCCACTTCACGATGAGGTCGTGATCGGCCGGGAGCCGCAGGATTCGCTTGGCACCGAGAAATTTCTCTGCATTCCCGAACACACCATCAGCCGCCGGCATGCGCGCATCCGCCGTCGCGGCCATAGTTATTTCGTTGAAGACCTGCACTCGTTCAACGGCACCTTCGTACTGGGCACCAGGCTGACGCCGGGTTCCTGGCATCCGTTGCGTGATGGCGACGAGTTGGTCGTGTCGTCCGCACAGATCGTGTTCCATTCGCTGATAGATGCGCCCGATGACAGCCAGCCCACGATCATAACCAGAGCAGTCGACGCGACCGTGTATACCGGCAGCCTGGAATCGGGCGCCGCCATGCTGGAAGGCGACCTGGAACAGACGGTGCGCAAGCTGCATGCGATGGCGCAGGTCGGTATTGCCTTGGGAGCGGTCACCGATCGGGCGACACTGATCGAAAAGATAATGAATTTCATTTTCGAATTGTTTCCGCTGGCCGACCGCGCATTCATCTTGCTGAAAAAGAATCCGAACGAGGCACTAACGCCGGTGGCCGCCCGCCGCCGCGATGGCACGGTGGAAGATCTTACGCGGGTACGGATGTCGCAAACCATCATCGACGAAGTGGTACATAACAAGCGCTCGATCCTTTCGGTGGACACACTGGCCGACAGACATTTCGGTGTGCAGGAATCGATTGTCGACCAGGCGATCCGCAGTGTGATGTGCGTACCCTTGCTGCTGGAAGGCGAATGCCTGGGATTGATTCAGGTCGATGCATCTTCCAATCCGTATGCATTCAAGGAGCCGGACCTGGAAATGCTGACCGGCGTATGCGCGGAGACCGCGGTGGCGCTGAAAAACTTCCAGTTGTATTCCGACATCGAACAGTTGCTTGACGGCTTTGTACGCGCGTCGGTTCAGGCAATCGAAGAACGCGATCCGGCAACGGCGGGTCATTCGTTCCGGGTTGCCGCCTATTCGGAAGGACTTGCCAAAGCGGTGGACCGGGCAGACACTCCCGAGCTGCGCCGCATAGAATTTTCCAGAGACCAGTTGCGGGAAATCCGCTACGCAGCGCTGTTGCACGACTTCGGCAAGGTCGGCGTACGCGAGCATGTCTTGCGCAAGGAAAAGAAACTGCACCATGCGGACATGCGTCTGCTTGAACAGCGCTTCAAGTATGCGCAGGCCTGTCTGGAGCGCCAGGCATATCGCAGTCTTGCGGAAAGACATGCACAGCGCGAACTGAGCATCCATGCGTTCAGGGACGAGAAGCGCAGGATCGAAGAAAACCTGGAAGAAGAATGCGCACGCCTTCGGCAGTTTATGGAGGCCATCCGCGCCGCCAACGAACCGGCTATCTCGCATACCGCCAGTGCAGGCGGATTGCGCGATGTGATGGAATATCTGTATCACGACACCGACGGTTGCGCCATGCCATTGCTGGAAGAAGCGGAATTCTCCGCGCTCAGCGTATCTAGGGGATGCCTGACCGAGGATGAGCGTCGGCAGATCGAGTCGCACGTCGTGGATTCATATTCCTTTCTGATCCTGATTCCCTGGACACGGGATCTCTCGGGTGTACCGTCGATCGCGCACGGCCATCATGAAAAGCTCGACGGTTCCGGCTATCCGATGCGATTGCGTGGAAACGAGATCGGTATTCAGACGCGGATACTGACGATATGCGATATCTACGACGCGCTGACCGCAGGTGACCGGCCCTATAAAAAAGCGCTGTCGCCGGCCCAGGCGCTCGACCTGATCGACAAGGAATGCCGGGACGGACATCTGGACCCACGCCTGTTCAACGTATTTGTGGATGCAAAGGTATGGCTTGCGAATTGA
- a CDS encoding efflux transporter outer membrane subunit, whose protein sequence is MNAHHRIPETRAVTAQELHRKRGPGTSLFARPALSAGLCAVVLCGCADVKLTEYKQPDAPMKTAWSENQAAVSPAETIRPDWWREFRDPYLDGLVDRAIGGNIDIKILAARTRVANAAIGEARAGALPSLDAGAGASFEKSTGQKLSKQFNLGTQVNWDIDVWGKVEKGVQAQTAELRATEADWRAGYLTLVSGVSTSYFQILQFDEQIARQRQALDKNRQILTIYDAMYKNGLLPNTRVLQQRAEINRMSNDLLDLQRVRGVAGNALATLLGIPAGDFTVPPGELQQRVALPAVPNGLPSDLLKRRPDIVAAEFRVLQAHNLIGQAKLAQLPSISLTGRGGSSSFALTDLLKAFTFSFLPSINIPLLDPSVKARVKTSEAEIKVAEEQYRKTVISAFEEVENALVNLDVHKKQHVELQQQADNLSVVATQIEGQLREGVVSQLEVFETQRSLLGAQLALLANHQQILSDTVTLYKALGGGWPTVEIRNASQ, encoded by the coding sequence ATGAATGCTCATCATCGAATTCCGGAAACCCGGGCCGTGACAGCGCAAGAGTTGCATCGAAAACGCGGTCCGGGCACATCGCTGTTCGCACGGCCGGCATTGAGTGCCGGCTTGTGCGCTGTCGTGCTTTGCGGCTGTGCCGATGTCAAGCTGACCGAATACAAACAGCCGGACGCACCGATGAAAACCGCATGGTCGGAAAACCAGGCGGCCGTATCGCCGGCGGAGACGATACGCCCCGACTGGTGGCGGGAGTTTCGCGATCCCTACCTTGACGGACTGGTGGACCGCGCGATCGGAGGCAATATCGATATCAAGATCCTCGCTGCGCGTACCCGGGTTGCCAACGCTGCCATCGGCGAAGCGCGCGCCGGAGCATTGCCCAGCCTGGATGCGGGTGCAGGCGCAAGCTTCGAGAAGAGCACCGGGCAGAAGTTGTCCAAACAATTCAATCTCGGTACCCAGGTCAACTGGGATATCGATGTGTGGGGCAAGGTTGAAAAGGGCGTGCAGGCCCAAACCGCCGAACTGCGCGCAACCGAAGCCGACTGGCGCGCCGGTTATCTGACGCTGGTATCCGGCGTGTCGACATCGTATTTCCAGATATTGCAGTTCGACGAGCAGATCGCGCGGCAGCGTCAGGCGCTGGACAAGAATCGCCAGATCCTTACCATCTATGACGCGATGTACAAGAATGGCTTGTTGCCGAATACCCGAGTCCTGCAACAGCGTGCCGAAATCAATCGCATGAGCAACGATCTGCTCGATCTGCAGCGTGTGCGCGGCGTGGCCGGCAATGCATTGGCGACCCTGTTGGGCATTCCCGCTGGCGATTTCACGGTACCGCCGGGTGAATTGCAGCAACGTGTCGCCTTGCCGGCAGTGCCCAACGGCTTGCCGTCAGATTTGCTCAAGCGCAGACCGGACATCGTCGCCGCCGAATTCCGGGTGCTGCAAGCGCATAACCTGATCGGACAAGCCAAGCTGGCGCAATTGCCATCGATCAGCCTGACCGGCCGCGGCGGCTCGTCAAGTTTCGCGCTCACCGACCTGCTCAAGGCGTTCACGTTCAGCTTCCTGCCAAGCATCAATATTCCCCTGCTCGACCCGAGTGTCAAGGCGCGCGTAAAAACCAGCGAGGCGGAAATCAAGGTGGCCGAAGAACAGTACAGAAAGACCGTGATCAGCGCCTTTGAAGAAGTCGAAAATGCGCTGGTGAATCTGGATGTGCACAAGAAGCAGCATGTCGAATTGCAGCAGCAAGCCGACAACCTCTCTGTTGTTGCCACCCAGATCGAAGGACAGCTGCGCGAAGGCGTGGTATCCCAGCTTGAAGTGTTCGAGACGCAACGTTCTTTGCTCGGCGCACAGCTCGCCCTGCTGGCCAATCATCAGCAAATCCTGTCGGACACCGTGACCCTGTACAAGGCGCTTGGCGGCGGCTGGCCCACTGTCGAAATCCGGAATGCGAGCCAGTAA
- a CDS encoding FHA domain-containing protein yields MLTQQTVRDEQAGPAMRSAGGNEVDIRLKPVSHSELEEIRIGDALFPVGRTEPPFDTYAPELVVDLSRRHARIFCEYGAVYIADLGSKNGTTVNGEDIRQKTRKLHDGDVICFGGTLCFSIELRAVLPAARPAGRLTSVTLTPSDTESGLQPIVVTRFPFLISKADEAFARYKEQHPQQLNYLSRRHAHIFQKGGAPYIEDLGSTNGTFLTGRRLDEHAARLQQGDMLAFGGHHFVYRVSYEEEQPEADPTLTKFARPQAAVAQTGDADKTTFIASADSFLDIFCVDAAPAEEAGQETPAATADASPGADKPPASGKHSTLRLALREVFPSGERRGLKRSLLLGTGALAVVSVVATGVYLSGAPERELGELLANGEYAKAAAAADQYLARQPESAALKAFGTEAVLRAGLPEWLRRLQKKDFDGADKALAATKESGRRNDDVQGLIDELQWVGTLERFVIGRGGLEAPIRMYVDDQQIKALLKWWDEDPSGHQRALGRVSVLVPEFKEPYAVALSHLRKLQSDKAVYLAAIDRLHATIADELNQDRPEALEAVFKEYTEKYPRLAGMEALQGDLREYIALRDLASARRLSPLVAQLSDVRFATPPFEARMQALRANGSLPSAPFTRQYQEASQAWNEGNTGKAIATLEQMPSGPWSDVAAKRLDHKREITSQFDAVQKARGTKAYDERLLAFYAMLEADEDGYFIRAIDADVRVLRDKAIKQADDILARAQVSWRRYRENGAIAGAQRLESGVSNEFRAQARLLSGASEDANKGARIYQDLKVTYPSQWAKLQSEIQAEAELQRRSMMELQRVIEPGVLKAKLALLGGVER; encoded by the coding sequence ATGTTGACGCAACAGACCGTCCGTGATGAACAGGCCGGCCCCGCAATGCGATCCGCCGGCGGCAATGAAGTGGACATCAGGCTCAAACCGGTTTCCCATTCGGAACTGGAAGAAATACGTATCGGCGACGCGCTGTTCCCGGTCGGACGGACCGAACCGCCGTTCGACACTTACGCGCCCGAGCTGGTGGTCGACCTGTCGCGCCGGCATGCACGTATCTTTTGCGAGTACGGGGCAGTGTATATCGCGGATCTGGGCAGCAAGAACGGCACGACCGTGAACGGAGAAGATATCCGGCAAAAAACCCGCAAGCTGCATGATGGCGACGTGATCTGTTTCGGCGGTACGCTGTGCTTCAGCATAGAACTGCGCGCCGTCCTGCCGGCCGCACGCCCCGCAGGACGGCTGACCAGTGTGACGCTCACGCCCTCCGATACGGAATCCGGATTGCAGCCGATCGTGGTCACCCGCTTTCCCTTCCTGATCAGCAAGGCGGATGAGGCATTTGCGCGTTATAAGGAACAGCATCCGCAGCAGCTGAATTATCTGTCGCGCCGCCATGCCCATATTTTTCAGAAGGGCGGGGCGCCGTATATCGAAGATCTCGGCAGCACCAATGGCACTTTTCTCACCGGCAGGCGGCTGGATGAGCATGCGGCCCGCCTGCAACAGGGTGACATGCTGGCCTTTGGCGGGCATCATTTTGTCTATCGTGTCAGTTACGAAGAAGAACAGCCCGAAGCCGATCCCACGCTCACCAAGTTTGCACGGCCGCAGGCGGCCGTCGCGCAGACCGGTGACGCGGACAAGACGACTTTTATCGCATCGGCTGATTCATTTCTCGACATTTTTTGCGTCGATGCGGCACCCGCCGAGGAAGCTGGGCAGGAGACGCCGGCAGCAACAGCCGATGCATCTCCCGGCGCCGACAAGCCCCCCGCATCGGGCAAGCATTCGACCCTGCGGCTGGCGCTTCGCGAAGTGTTTCCATCCGGTGAGCGCCGTGGCTTGAAACGCTCGCTGTTATTGGGTACCGGCGCGCTTGCGGTGGTATCGGTCGTTGCGACGGGCGTGTACCTGAGCGGGGCGCCGGAGCGCGAGCTTGGCGAACTGCTTGCCAATGGCGAATATGCAAAGGCCGCCGCCGCCGCAGACCAGTACCTGGCGCGGCAACCGGAAAGCGCTGCGCTCAAGGCCTTTGGTACCGAAGCCGTGCTGCGTGCAGGATTGCCCGAATGGCTGAGGCGGCTGCAGAAAAAAGATTTCGACGGCGCAGACAAGGCGCTTGCCGCCACCAAGGAAAGCGGTCGCCGGAATGACGATGTGCAAGGCTTGATCGATGAACTGCAATGGGTAGGCACGCTGGAACGCTTCGTGATCGGCAGAGGCGGACTCGAAGCGCCGATCCGCATGTATGTCGATGATCAACAGATCAAGGCACTGCTCAAGTGGTGGGATGAAGACCCGTCTGGGCATCAACGCGCGCTGGGGCGTGTGTCGGTGCTGGTACCCGAATTCAAGGAACCCTATGCGGTCGCGCTAAGTCATCTGCGCAAGCTGCAAAGCGACAAGGCCGTTTATCTTGCGGCTATCGACAGACTGCACGCCACGATTGCCGACGAATTGAATCAGGACCGGCCGGAAGCGCTCGAAGCGGTGTTCAAGGAATACACCGAAAAGTATCCGCGACTGGCCGGCATGGAGGCGTTGCAGGGAGACTTGCGCGAATACATCGCGCTTCGCGACCTGGCCAGCGCCCGACGCCTGAGCCCGCTGGTCGCACAGTTATCCGACGTCCGGTTCGCGACTCCGCCATTCGAGGCGCGCATGCAAGCCCTGAGGGCCAATGGAAGCCTACCGTCCGCACCATTCACGCGCCAGTATCAGGAAGCGTCCCAAGCCTGGAATGAAGGAAACACCGGCAAGGCAATTGCGACGCTTGAACAGATGCCGTCCGGGCCGTGGTCCGATGTTGCGGCGAAGCGGCTGGACCATAAGCGCGAAATCACCTCGCAATTCGATGCGGTGCAGAAGGCGCGCGGCACCAAGGCTTATGACGAACGCCTGCTGGCCTTCTATGCAATGCTGGAGGCGGACGAGGATGGCTATTTCATTCGCGCGATCGATGCCGATGTGCGAGTGCTGCGCGACAAGGCAATCAAGCAGGCCGATGATATTTTGGCGCGCGCCCAGGTATCGTGGCGGCGCTACCGGGAAAACGGTGCGATCGCCGGCGCACAGCGGCTGGAATCCGGTGTATCGAATGAATTCCGCGCACAGGCGCGGTTGCTTTCCGGCGCATCCGAAGACGCGAACAAGGGCGCGCGCATCTATCAGGATCTCAAGGTCACCTATCCGTCTCAATGGGCCAAGCTGCAGTCCGAAATTCAGGCCGAAGCCGAATTGCAGCGGCGTTCCATGATGGAGCTGCAGCGCGTGATCGAACCGGGCGTGTTGAAAGCCAAGCTTGCCCTGTTAGGAGGCGTAGAGCGATGA
- a CDS encoding DUF4399 domain-containing protein yields the protein MTRYILFSALTILAGMHAPVFAAEQNPAPENALVYFIWPADGAVITGGKFWVRMGLRNMGVAPKGVDMKNVGHHHLVVDADLPPSTEPIPSDRNHLHFGAGETEARIELPPGKHTLQLLLGDKEHVPHNPPVHSKKITITVK from the coding sequence ATGACAAGATATATCCTGTTCTCTGCCTTGACCATCTTGGCGGGCATGCATGCACCCGTGTTTGCAGCGGAGCAGAATCCCGCGCCGGAAAACGCGCTTGTGTATTTCATCTGGCCGGCGGACGGCGCTGTGATCACTGGCGGCAAGTTCTGGGTAAGAATGGGATTGCGCAACATGGGCGTTGCGCCCAAGGGTGTCGATATGAAGAATGTCGGACACCATCATCTGGTGGTCGATGCGGACCTGCCTCCATCCACCGAGCCGATTCCCTCGGATCGCAATCATCTGCATTTCGGCGCGGGAGAAACCGAAGCGCGTATCGAGCTTCCGCCAGGCAAGCACACCTTGCAACTCCTGCTTGGCGACAAGGAACACGTTCCGCATAACCCGCCGGTGCATTCCAAAAAAATAACCATCACCGTGAAATGA
- a CDS encoding MFS transporter, whose protein sequence is MTETHSDIPARLDRLPWSRWHWRVVIALGIAWILDGLEVTLVGSIGSVLERPDTLGLGATQIGWAGSLYVGGAVIGALAFGRLTDQWGRKKLFLVTLFVYMAATIATAFSPNFLFFAICRFVTGLGIGGEYAAINSAIDELIPARVRGRVNLAINGSFWIGAALGAGLSLVLLDPRVLGPQLGWRAGFVVGGLLAVAILLVRRNVPESPRWLVAHGHADEARRIIARIEAEIEAEHGKLPPVSGSVSSGPRAIPTLVQVARTLLQRYRRRSVVAFALMVSQAFFYNAIFFTYALVLTRFYGVSESRVALYIFPFALGNVLGPLLLGPLFDKVGRRRMIGLTYVLSGIGLGLTGWAFMLGWLDARSQALAWSLVFFMGSAAASSAYLTVSEVFPLEMRAMAIAVFYAVGTGAGGFIAPVLFGVLIESGSRDAVAVGYAIGAVLVIVAGLLALRFAVDAERKPLEEVAPSHDTMDGRSQQENARARRIF, encoded by the coding sequence GTGACAGAAACCCATAGCGACATCCCCGCCCGTCTGGACCGGCTGCCCTGGTCGCGCTGGCATTGGCGAGTGGTGATCGCCTTGGGAATCGCATGGATTCTGGATGGCCTGGAAGTCACGCTGGTGGGTTCGATAGGCAGCGTGCTGGAGCGGCCCGATACACTGGGGCTCGGCGCCACCCAGATCGGATGGGCCGGTTCCCTGTACGTCGGCGGCGCCGTCATCGGAGCGCTTGCCTTTGGCCGGCTTACCGATCAATGGGGGCGAAAAAAGCTCTTTCTCGTCACGCTGTTTGTCTACATGGCGGCGACAATTGCCACGGCGTTTTCACCGAATTTCCTGTTTTTTGCGATATGCCGCTTCGTTACCGGCCTGGGCATAGGTGGCGAGTATGCGGCGATCAATTCGGCGATTGACGAACTGATCCCCGCGCGCGTGCGAGGCCGCGTCAATCTGGCGATCAACGGCAGTTTCTGGATAGGCGCAGCCCTTGGTGCCGGTCTCAGCCTGGTGTTGCTGGATCCACGCGTGCTCGGGCCACAGCTGGGCTGGCGCGCCGGTTTCGTGGTCGGCGGACTGCTGGCAGTGGCGATTCTGCTGGTACGCAGGAACGTGCCGGAAAGCCCGCGCTGGCTGGTCGCCCATGGGCATGCGGATGAAGCGCGCCGCATCATCGCGCGCATCGAAGCCGAGATCGAGGCTGAACATGGAAAGCTGCCACCCGTGTCGGGCAGCGTGTCGTCGGGACCGCGTGCGATTCCCACGCTCGTCCAGGTGGCGCGTACGCTGCTGCAGCGCTATCGCCGGCGTAGCGTTGTTGCCTTTGCGCTGATGGTGTCGCAAGCGTTTTTCTACAATGCGATTTTTTTCACCTATGCCCTGGTGCTGACCCGTTTTTACGGCGTGTCCGAAAGTCGGGTCGCGCTCTATATCTTCCCTTTCGCGCTGGGCAATGTGCTCGGCCCCTTGCTGCTTGGTCCTCTATTCGACAAGGTGGGTCGGCGCAGGATGATCGGTTTGACCTACGTACTGTCAGGTATTGGATTGGGCTTGACCGGATGGGCCTTCATGCTGGGTTGGCTGGATGCCCGGAGTCAGGCGCTTGCCTGGTCGCTCGTGTTTTTCATGGGTTCTGCCGCGGCCAGTTCCGCCTATCTCACCGTCAGCGAAGTCTTTCCACTGGAAATGCGTGCAATGGCGATCGCGGTGTTTTATGCAGTCGGTACCGGGGCCGGCGGCTTTATCGCTCCCGTGCTGTTCGGTGTACTGATAGAAAGCGGCAGCCGCGATGCGGTCGCCGTCGGCTATGCAATCGGCGCGGTGCTGGTCATTGTGGCCGGTTTACTCGCCCTGCGCTTCGCCGTCGATGCCGAACGCAAGCCGCTCGAAGAAGTGGCGCCATCGCATGACACGATGGATGGCAGGTCGCAACAAGAAAACGCTAGAGCGAGAAGGATTTTTTGA
- a CDS encoding DUF4399 domain-containing protein: MIKILGIVVLAFSLLPAPAVGQTPAKPYLYIGWPNDGEVLAAGKPFRVWFGLRNMGVAPKGIVFPNTGHHHLLINTELTPAGQEIPSDRNHLHFGAGETETMVELPPGRHTLQLLMGDDKHVPHKPPIFSRKITITVK; the protein is encoded by the coding sequence ATGATTAAAATACTTGGTATCGTCGTCCTGGCATTCAGCCTGTTGCCAGCCCCGGCTGTCGGCCAAACGCCGGCCAAACCTTATCTGTATATCGGCTGGCCCAACGACGGTGAAGTGCTTGCCGCCGGCAAACCTTTCCGGGTCTGGTTCGGCTTGCGCAACATGGGCGTTGCGCCGAAAGGCATCGTGTTCCCGAATACCGGACACCACCATTTGCTGATCAACACGGAACTCACGCCCGCAGGACAAGAGATCCCGTCGGACCGCAACCATCTGCACTTCGGCGCCGGCGAAACGGAAACAATGGTAGAACTTCCTCCGGGCCGGCATACGCTGCAGCTATTGATGGGCGATGACAAGCATGTGCCGCACAAGCCTCCGATCTTCTCGCGAAAAATAACGATTACCGTCAAGTAA
- a CDS encoding HlyD family efflux transporter periplasmic adaptor subunit, translating into MKNDLQLKPLSEALEDHSAEGIAILTSEPSRLARAAVITMLALVAAGLAWAIIGHADVIVTAQGALVPDSEVRRIYAPVDGELANLYIAEGQPVSKGDVLARLNARGAIEAATNALEAQLKLEDAEREWKQFPERKALMERRAATLKQQIEVEERLHEKRLAEGTTKLAEGQRAQLQEARSNLDNARRARDTAKEESDKFARLFAMPGGGGVSQLQVEAKKSTLLAAENALRVAQSKIGELNFRLSQEFGEASAQLEGSGPQLDRLRLQYDGAMREIASAEDKSRLQVQTARLVADAAARIRFENIDKDNFLLVVSPVDGVITDVTSTQAGDKVQANAPLGGIAPKNARPVLKVDIAEHDRAFLREGLAVKLKFNAFPYQRYGLINGTMEYISPATKPSAQNKQPVYEGRVRLVQDHYLIGETQYPLRYGMTASAEVVVRERRVIDLALDPFRDIGG; encoded by the coding sequence ATGAAGAACGACCTGCAGCTCAAGCCGTTGTCCGAAGCGCTGGAAGACCATAGCGCGGAAGGCATCGCCATCCTGACTTCCGAGCCGTCACGGCTGGCCCGCGCAGCGGTGATCACCATGCTCGCGCTGGTTGCGGCAGGATTGGCCTGGGCGATCATTGGGCACGCCGATGTGATCGTAACGGCACAGGGTGCGCTGGTACCCGACTCTGAGGTGCGACGCATCTATGCGCCGGTTGATGGAGAGCTGGCCAATCTGTATATCGCCGAAGGCCAGCCGGTATCGAAAGGCGATGTGCTGGCGAGGCTCAATGCGCGTGGTGCAATAGAAGCGGCCACCAATGCATTGGAGGCGCAGCTGAAGCTGGAAGATGCCGAACGCGAATGGAAGCAATTCCCTGAGCGCAAAGCTTTGATGGAGCGCCGTGCGGCAACCCTGAAGCAGCAGATCGAAGTGGAAGAACGCCTGCATGAAAAGCGGCTGGCCGAAGGCACCACCAAGCTGGCCGAAGGACAGCGTGCGCAGTTGCAGGAAGCGCGCAGCAATCTCGACAATGCACGGCGCGCGCGCGACACGGCCAAGGAAGAATCAGACAAGTTTGCGCGTCTGTTTGCCATGCCCGGCGGCGGCGGGGTATCGCAGCTCCAGGTCGAGGCAAAGAAGAGTACCTTGCTGGCGGCCGAAAATGCGCTGCGCGTGGCGCAGTCGAAAATAGGCGAACTCAACTTCAGACTAAGTCAGGAATTCGGCGAAGCTAGCGCGCAACTCGAAGGCAGCGGTCCCCAGCTCGACCGGTTGCGGCTGCAATACGATGGCGCGATGCGCGAGATTGCCAGCGCCGAAGACAAGTCGCGGCTGCAGGTGCAGACCGCCCGTCTCGTGGCCGATGCGGCCGCGCGCATACGCTTTGAAAACATCGACAAGGACAACTTTCTGCTGGTGGTGTCTCCGGTCGACGGCGTCATCACCGACGTGACATCCACCCAGGCCGGCGACAAGGTGCAAGCCAATGCACCTCTGGGCGGCATTGCGCCGAAAAATGCGCGTCCCGTGCTCAAGGTCGATATTGCCGAGCATGACCGCGCCTTCCTGCGCGAAGGTCTGGCGGTGAAACTGAAGTTCAATGCCTTTCCGTATCAGCGTTACGGCCTGATCAACGGCACGATGGAATACATTTCGCCGGCGACCAAACCTTCCGCGCAAAACAAGCAGCCGGTGTACGAGGGCAGGGTAAGGCTGGTGCAGGATCACTATCTGATCGGAGAAACACAATATCCCTTGCGTTACGGCATGACGGCAAGCGCGGAGGTCGTGGTGCGCGAGCGGCGCGTGATCGACCTTGCACTCGATCCATTCCGCGACATTGGCGGGTGA
- a CDS encoding ProQ/FINO family protein produces the protein MNVTTPPENSAPSPRQLLKTLQEQYAVFRECRALSIGIDKQIIAAQPDVPRKVLRIALGIHTNSTPYLKAMERATSRFDLQGNAAGEVVEEHRERAKTMLRERYKKVAEQRKAQREAEEAERRHAEKLEQLTAKFSKK, from the coding sequence ATGAACGTTACCACTCCACCCGAAAACTCTGCGCCTTCGCCGCGTCAGCTCCTCAAAACCCTGCAGGAACAGTACGCTGTTTTCCGGGAATGCCGTGCGCTTTCCATCGGGATCGATAAGCAGATCATCGCTGCCCAGCCCGACGTTCCGCGAAAGGTACTGCGCATTGCGCTTGGTATCCATACCAATTCCACTCCCTACCTGAAGGCGATGGAGCGTGCAACTTCCCGCTTCGATCTGCAGGGCAATGCAGCGGGTGAAGTTGTCGAGGAACATCGCGAACGCGCAAAGACCATGCTGCGCGAACGGTACAAAAAGGTCGCCGAACAGCGCAAGGCCCAGCGCGAAGCCGAAGAAGCCGAGCGACGCCACGCCGAGAAGCTGGAACAGCTTACCGCCAAGTTTTCGAAGAAGTGA